The uncultured Cohaesibacter sp. genome segment CCTGATTGACCAGTGTCGGGAGCATTTTCACCTGGGTTATGCGACCCTTCGACCCGGTCACGGGATTGTCCCAATTGCCGGTGGCCATTTCGGTGTTTAGATCCCCTTGATCAAAGGATGAAATCTTGGCCAGCAGGATTTGCCAATCCGACGCGTCAATGCCTGCCAGCAGGGAGGTGTTGGTGCCGATGGATCCGGTTGTCGTTGTATCCACCTCAGGGCCACCAATTCCGATGGATGCACAGGCGCCAAGCGCGCAGCAGGCGGCCAAGGCACACATCCGAACACCCTTCTTGAGGATGGTGGGTATAGATGTATGGTAGCTATGACCAATCACGTTGCTGTCCTTTACAATAGTCGGGCGAAGCTGCATTGTCGCAGCGAAACCCGCCTGTCACACCGCATTTCATTTTCTGCTAGGAAAGTTAATGACTGGTAACTTTATTGAGGTAAACAAGCCTCTTGAACTCTTTTCCGAGTGGCTCAAGGACGCTGAAGCCAGCGAACCGAACGATCCAAACGCCATGGCCGTCGCCACAGTCGACGAAAGTGGTATGCCTAATGTCCGCATGGTTCTGTTGAAGGATTACTCGGAAAAAGGATTCGTTTTCTATACAAACTTCGAAAGCGCCAAAGGCCGCGAATTGCTGGCCTCGCAAAAGGCCGCATTGCTATTTCACTGGAAGAGCCTGCGCCGACAAATCCGAATCCGCGGTCCTGTCAGCGTGGTCAGCCAGGAAGAGGCAGACGCCTATTTCCATTCCCGTGCAAGGGGCAGCCGAATCGGTGCCTGGGCGTCGAAGCAATCGCGCCCGCTGGAAAGCCGCTTTGCGTTGGAAAAGGCGGTTGCGGAATATACCGCGAAATATGGATTGGGCAAGGTGCCCCGGCCTGATTATTGGTCCGGCTTCCTCATCAAGCCCGAGCAGATGGAATTCTGGCACGACCGCCCTTTCCGCCTGCATGACCGGGTACAATTCAACGCCGTTGAAGGCGGTTGGGAAAAGAGCCAGCTCTACCCATGAGGACCCCTCATAAGCCAATCGGCTGACAATGATACTCCAAGCTTCAAGAGCCCGGGCGCGCCAATTTCGCACCGGGCTTTCGTGTATCTCCATCAAGGCTTCTTAGCCGATGGATCACGAGGGGCAACACAATGCAGGCTGCAAAAAAAGCGCATCCAACAGGTATGCGCTTTTTTTATGGTCTCAATTTTTATCGATCTCAAGGCGACTGCTTTGGGGAACTGCGCAGGCGATCAACCATCACCAAGCGCCCAGCGTCGGCCTCTCCAACTACTTAGTAGTTTTCTGGATGCGGATCGTAATCAACGTGTTTCTGCTCATAATGCTTCTTGACGCAAGAAGCAGCAGCAATCGCGCCAATGCCGATCTGGTGGTATTCTTTTTCCAGTTGATCTTCTTTGATGTACTTTTTGGTCTGTTCTTTCATGGCTCTCTCTCACGCATTTTTGCCAAGGTAACAAGGATTGAACGAACTATACTGCATCATGGTAGGGCACTAGTTTGACTCAAACCTGACATGGGGTTTCTATCCCCGATAAAATTCAAGCCCAATTTTGCATGCAGCATGGCTCGTATTCCAGCATTGCAAATTTGAAGCCAGTTTGACCTTCCTCAATAAGAGTAATAAATATTAATCAAGAATGCATTAATTGAAATATTATTATAATTTTTTCCACAAAAAGGTTATTTTATTTCTATCGCTCATAAAGGGCCGTCAGCTTTCTTCGCCAAGAGCTGTGTTTATGAGGGCATTTTTCCGTAATCATCGACAGATATGCAATATTTTCATGCACGATATGCGCTGCAAACATATGACTAAAGTCGCGTTCCCTAGAAAAAACAGCGCCATTTTGGCGACGCATTGGGCAGATGCTATAGCTTTGGGCAGTGCTTCTCACCTGCTTTCCCATAAGGCATGCCTCATGGATGTGCAAATTCACCCAATGCACCTCAATCGTCCAAACGGATTGAAGGGAAAGCCAAGCAGGTTAGATCGGATTAGACTGGCGTGATATAAAGGGACAGCAGGCGGTTTGATTCACGCTTGATGCGGTCAATCACTTCGGGATCGCGGACCATTTCCTTGCGCTCCTGATTGGCGCGCATAAAGAGCGGGAACAGGGTCACACCCATTCGGAAGGACAAGAAAAGATCTGGCGGAATATCGCGCACAGTGCCTTCGGCGATGCCAAGCTGGATCGACTGGTTGAGAATCTTCAGCACTTTGCCAATCTTCACACTGGTCTTGTTAAAGATCGAATGGTCGTAAGGAGCAGGAAAGTCGGCCAATAGCATGCGCGCATAGCCACGCTTGGCGACGTAGAAGTCAATTGTCCGGTCTGCGCTGGCCAGCAAGGCCTCACGCGGTGGCAAACCCTGAAGGTTTTCATAGATCGCTAACAGCTCGTCCATCAATTGATCGGCCAGCGCTTCCAGCAATTCCTTGCGGCTGGCAAAATGGGCATAAAGCGAGGGAAGCTGGATACCAACCTGATCAGCGATGTCTTTCAGGCGCAGGCCCTCGAGACCCTTCTCGGCAATTTCCTCTTGTGCGATATCGAGTATCAAGTCGCGCGTCGTACGCGGTTCATTGGTAAAATTCTTACGCTTATTTGGCATGATGTGGTCCGGTCCGCCTTACTTTTGGTCTTTATAGGCGTGGCTATTGTCAGCCAGACCTTCCCATTCAGTGTCCGCAAGTTTTTGCATCAAGGCGCTTTGCATCATACGAGCCCCTGCTTCGCAGTCTCCAATCGTCGTTTGTAAAAGCCACGACCAGAAATTGCCTTTCATCACCTATTCTCGCGACACATTGTCCATCTTTTTCGTTATAAAACAAGAAACAAGTCTTGGGCCATTTGTCTTAGTGATAAAAATGAAAAATGGAAGGTTAAAGGCAGCTTTCTACTGTTTGCCGGACTTTATCCAACCACTCTTTTGCTGGGTTTTATTCTGCCGATGCAAATGGTCGCCAGAGACGACCATTTGCCATTTGTTGTCATTATCGACGTCGTTATGCGTTGATGTCGATGATGACGCGCCCCCTGACGCGGCCCTCTACGATGTCTTCTGCTGATTGGATGATGTCATCAAAGCCAACTGTCTTTGTCAGGCTTTCAAGCTTGGACAGATCGAGATCAGTTGCCAGACGTTCCCAAGCCGCGATGCGCTTGGAACGCTCAACCATGACCGAATCAACCCC includes the following:
- a CDS encoding RT0821/Lpp0805 family surface protein codes for the protein MCALAACCALGACASIGIGGPEVDTTTTGSIGTNTSLLAGIDASDWQILLAKISSFDQGDLNTEMATGNWDNPVTGSKGRITQVKMLPTLVNQECRFFKSSMHRVTGVENIQGEICRVPNGDWQITGFATGTPA
- the pdxH gene encoding pyridoxamine 5'-phosphate oxidase produces the protein MTGNFIEVNKPLELFSEWLKDAEASEPNDPNAMAVATVDESGMPNVRMVLLKDYSEKGFVFYTNFESAKGRELLASQKAALLFHWKSLRRQIRIRGPVSVVSQEEADAYFHSRARGSRIGAWASKQSRPLESRFALEKAVAEYTAKYGLGKVPRPDYWSGFLIKPEQMEFWHDRPFRLHDRVQFNAVEGGWEKSQLYP
- a CDS encoding TetR/AcrR family transcriptional regulator; this encodes MPNKRKNFTNEPRTTRDLILDIAQEEIAEKGLEGLRLKDIADQVGIQLPSLYAHFASRKELLEALADQLMDELLAIYENLQGLPPREALLASADRTIDFYVAKRGYARMLLADFPAPYDHSIFNKTSVKIGKVLKILNQSIQLGIAEGTVRDIPPDLFLSFRMGVTLFPLFMRANQERKEMVRDPEVIDRIKRESNRLLSLYITPV